Proteins from one Mesotoga infera genomic window:
- a CDS encoding class II fructose-bisphosphate aldolase, with the protein MPLATLVEVLEDAQKNNYAVPGFNFHLYEDLTAIVEAAREVRSPVILMAAGTCMKHWGPTLAAALIREVANKVDIPVVAHLDHASSMDLIFKSMHAGFTSVMYDGSMLPVEENIANSKIVVEVAKAFGVSVEAELGRVAKGEEGEAAREILTDPSDVVMFCERTGVDALAVAVGTVHGMQKQEAKIHLDLVDTLSRVAPVPLVLHGSSGVSDEDLGYIAKTAFSKINIGTRIKTVFTESIRETLITRPDLKDQLQLLQLSTPKIKETVKEKIRLLGSENRC; encoded by the coding sequence AAAAACAATTACGCCGTTCCGGGTTTCAACTTCCACCTTTACGAAGATCTGACCGCGATAGTCGAGGCCGCCCGAGAAGTTCGCTCTCCTGTAATACTCATGGCGGCAGGCACTTGCATGAAACATTGGGGACCAACTCTTGCAGCGGCTTTGATCCGAGAGGTGGCCAATAAAGTCGACATCCCGGTCGTGGCCCATCTCGATCACGCCAGCAGCATGGACTTGATCTTCAAGTCTATGCATGCCGGTTTCACCTCTGTCATGTACGATGGTTCGATGCTTCCAGTCGAAGAAAACATAGCAAACAGCAAAATCGTAGTAGAGGTCGCGAAGGCCTTCGGAGTCTCGGTGGAGGCGGAGCTCGGGAGGGTCGCGAAGGGCGAAGAGGGGGAGGCCGCCAGAGAAATCCTCACCGACCCGTCAGATGTCGTCATGTTCTGTGAAAGGACGGGCGTGGATGCTTTGGCCGTGGCGGTGGGGACCGTTCATGGCATGCAGAAACAGGAAGCGAAGATCCATCTGGACCTAGTGGATACTCTCTCTAGAGTGGCTCCCGTGCCGCTTGTTCTTCACGGGTCTAGCGGTGTTTCCGATGAAGATCTAGGATATATCGCAAAAACGGCCTTCTCCAAAATCAATATCGGCACTAGGATCAAAACTGTCTTCACCGAAAGTATAAGAGAGACCCTTATCACCAGACCGGACCTGAAAGACCAGCTACAGCTCCTCCAGCTTTCGACGCCGAAAATCAAGGAAACTGTTAAGGAGAAGATCAGACTGCTCGGCAGCGAAAATAGATGCTGA
- a CDS encoding TetR/AcrR family transcriptional regulator, which yields MIPKETFFNLPLEKRERIIEAAIDEFSRNDYREARINEIVRLSSIPKGSFYQYFEDKKDLFRYVIDLLYEKKMKVISAVMNSAMNASVFQTLRLMAEAAIEMAEENPRLSRIGDRLMADPALMREVFEDYRPSSDGLMESLVKQGIERGDIAPWVDPSLAARLITAFLLALGDAVRETASSNLTEEARKKFYSMVDILENGMRRREQDDRS from the coding sequence GTGATACCAAAAGAGACGTTTTTCAATCTACCGCTCGAGAAGAGAGAAAGGATCATCGAAGCGGCGATAGACGAGTTTTCAAGAAACGACTACCGAGAGGCGCGAATTAACGAGATAGTCAGGCTGTCTTCAATACCCAAGGGTAGTTTTTATCAGTACTTTGAAGACAAGAAGGATCTGTTCAGGTACGTGATAGATCTGCTTTATGAGAAAAAGATGAAGGTGATATCGGCCGTTATGAACTCGGCCATGAACGCGAGTGTCTTTCAGACGCTCAGGTTAATGGCTGAAGCGGCGATCGAAATGGCCGAGGAGAATCCGAGGCTATCGAGGATAGGGGACAGACTCATGGCCGATCCGGCTCTCATGAGAGAAGTTTTCGAAGACTATAGGCCATCAAGCGACGGGTTGATGGAAAGTCTAGTTAAACAGGGCATAGAGAGGGGCGATATAGCCCCATGGGTCGATCCTTCGCTGGCGGCCAGGCTGATTACGGCCTTTTTGCTCGCACTCGGCGATGCGGTCAGAGAAACGGCATCTAGCAATCTGACGGAAGAGGCTAGAAAGAAGTTTTACTCGATGGTCGATATTCTTGAAAATGGAATG